Proteins found in one Lutimonas zeaxanthinifaciens genomic segment:
- the scpA gene encoding methylmalonyl-CoA mutase has protein sequence MRPDFSDLTINTDIEVKDSTSDKESPWLTPEGIPVKKNFSKEDIKNAEHLKFTAGLPPFTRGPYSTMYVSRPWTVRQYAGFSTAEESNAFYRRNLAAGQKGLSVAFDLATHRGYDSDHPRVTGDVGKAGVAIDSVLDMEILFDQIPLDKMSVSMTMNGAVIPIMAFYIAAAKKQGVSLDKLSGTIQNDILKEFMVRNTYIYPPLPSMKIIGDIFEYTTKNMPKFNSISISGYHMQEAGATADIELAYTLADGLEYIRTGLKSGLKIDEFAPRLSFFWAVGMNHFMEIAKMRAARMLWAKIIKQFNPKNPKSMALRTHSQTSGWSLSEQDPFNNVARTCIEAMAAGLGGTQSLHTNALDEAIALPTDFSARIARNTQIFIQEETQITKSVDPWAGSFYVEYLTEEIAKKAWKLIEEVEELGGMAKAIETGVPKMRIEEASARKQARLDSGQDILVGVNKYQTKEASDIEILEVDNTAVRESQIERLKKLRAQRDQAVVSKKLKAIEKCAESGQGNLLELAVDAAENFATLGEISDAMETHFGRHKADTKLISGVYRKEVSDDSTFAKAQQLADEFAELEGRRPRVMIAKMGQDGHDRGAKVVASSFADLGFDVDMGPLFQTPEEVARQAIENDVHFVGASSLAAGHKTLIPQLIEELDKLGRSDIMVFAGGVIPAQDYDYLFERKVVAVFGPGTVIAESAIKIMKMYLSNE, from the coding sequence ATGAGACCTGATTTTTCTGATTTGACAATCAACACAGATATTGAAGTAAAAGATAGCACTTCTGACAAGGAATCTCCATGGTTGACCCCGGAAGGAATTCCTGTAAAGAAGAATTTTAGCAAAGAAGACATAAAGAATGCCGAGCATTTAAAATTTACTGCCGGACTCCCTCCTTTTACAAGAGGGCCCTACAGCACGATGTATGTTTCAAGACCCTGGACGGTAAGACAATATGCAGGGTTTTCAACTGCTGAAGAATCAAATGCGTTCTACAGACGAAATCTTGCTGCCGGCCAAAAAGGCCTTTCAGTAGCTTTTGACCTGGCCACACACAGAGGATACGATTCAGATCATCCAAGGGTAACCGGAGATGTAGGAAAAGCAGGGGTAGCCATTGATTCTGTTCTTGATATGGAAATTTTATTCGACCAGATTCCTTTAGATAAAATGTCGGTTTCCATGACAATGAACGGAGCCGTTATCCCTATCATGGCCTTTTACATAGCAGCGGCTAAAAAACAAGGTGTTAGCCTCGACAAATTGAGCGGTACCATTCAAAATGACATATTGAAGGAGTTTATGGTGCGAAATACGTACATCTATCCACCGCTTCCATCCATGAAGATCATTGGAGACATTTTTGAGTATACCACTAAAAACATGCCTAAATTCAATTCAATTTCGATTAGTGGTTACCATATGCAGGAAGCCGGAGCCACAGCAGATATTGAACTTGCTTATACGCTTGCAGATGGTTTAGAGTATATCCGAACAGGGTTAAAATCAGGCTTGAAGATCGATGAATTTGCTCCAAGATTGTCATTTTTCTGGGCGGTCGGGATGAATCATTTTATGGAAATTGCCAAAATGAGAGCTGCCCGAATGCTATGGGCAAAGATCATCAAACAATTCAATCCAAAGAATCCAAAGTCTATGGCCCTTCGTACGCACAGTCAGACATCAGGCTGGAGTCTGAGCGAGCAGGATCCATTCAATAATGTTGCAAGAACCTGCATTGAGGCTATGGCAGCAGGTCTTGGAGGAACGCAGTCTCTGCATACTAATGCCCTTGATGAGGCCATTGCTCTTCCGACAGATTTTTCGGCACGTATTGCCAGAAACACTCAGATCTTTATTCAGGAAGAAACGCAGATCACCAAATCCGTTGATCCATGGGCAGGCTCTTTTTATGTAGAGTACCTGACTGAGGAAATCGCCAAGAAAGCCTGGAAACTTATTGAAGAAGTTGAAGAATTAGGCGGAATGGCCAAAGCTATAGAAACCGGTGTCCCAAAAATGAGGATCGAGGAAGCTTCAGCCAGAAAACAGGCACGATTGGATTCAGGTCAGGATATTCTTGTTGGTGTCAATAAATACCAGACCAAGGAAGCCTCAGATATTGAAATTCTGGAAGTTGATAATACGGCAGTAAGAGAATCGCAAATTGAAAGATTAAAGAAGTTAAGAGCTCAAAGAGATCAGGCAGTTGTAAGTAAAAAACTCAAAGCCATTGAAAAATGTGCTGAATCAGGTCAGGGCAACCTTTTGGAACTTGCGGTTGATGCTGCTGAGAATTTTGCCACCTTGGGTGAGATTTCAGATGCCATGGAGACTCATTTTGGCAGACATAAAGCTGATACCAAATTGATCAGCGGAGTCTACAGAAAAGAGGTAAGTGATGATAGTACCTTCGCGAAGGCTCAACAATTAGCAGATGAATTTGCTGAACTGGAAGGCCGACGGCCAAGGGTAATGATCGCAAAAATGGGTCAGGACGGACATGACAGAGGTGCAAAAGTTGTTGCCTCCAGTTTTGCCGATCTTGGCTTTGATGTGGATATGGGTCCCTTGTTCCAGACTCCTGAAGAAGTAGCACGCCAGGCCATTGAAAATGATGTTCATTTTGTAGGCGCTTCAAGTTTAGCCGCGGGTCATAAGACCTTGATTCCTCAATTAATTGAGGAACTGGATAAACTAGGCCGATCAGATATCATGGTTTTTGCGGGTGGGGTAATACCTGCGCAGGATTATGATTATTTGTTTGAAAGAAAAGTGGTTGCTGTTTTCGGACCCGGTACCGTTATTGCCGAATCCGCTATTAAGATCATGAAAATGTATCTTTCCAATGAATAG
- a CDS encoding methylmalonyl-CoA mutase family protein: MDNDSKDKMLFQEFIPPTKQEWIDKANVDLKGADFDKRLVWKNLNGINLQPFYTLDDQKELLNNTGINSEEVVNFRRINAKDAKIANQLGIKAVEEGMNGLIFEINSTVSPEQLLNDNALDEVSVSFDIAGESGTFISAYKAYIQSLSLEADRIKGYVNLNVFENYLTKGSLEEGVFDDLASLIKTFEKYPNIKSVAINSTMYQNSGSNQVQEIAYTLNSVVSLIEKLAERGISAKQVFDNLYVILGVSSEYFVEIAKFRVFNSLLANIATKYGIKEINSEMAARTSVWSKSVTDANTNMLRSTTEAMSALLGNVNGIELDPYDHEFKKSNDFSSRIAGNITTILKEESYFGKVANPVDGSYYIEEVSLKLAENALSLFKLIEEDGGFISNIENETIQNQIAEIRLNKIKLLSQRRVAMVGVNKYPNLMESISEEILGSEEVATDTKLLSPQRAGLQIEKIRYNTEHFVTEKGFRPVVEIASYGQLVMRKARAAFAFDYMGVSGFDILEEKSFKDHKEAAAKTSVSNSDIVVICSSDPDYEATGLEYIKKFRAKNPTKILLLAGYPKDIQQAMLEAGLDGFIHMKADIYKTLTEIQQKISQTIKPLEI; the protein is encoded by the coding sequence ATGGACAACGATAGCAAAGACAAGATGCTGTTTCAGGAATTCATTCCTCCAACAAAACAAGAATGGATCGACAAGGCAAACGTTGATCTCAAGGGAGCCGATTTTGACAAAAGACTGGTTTGGAAAAATCTGAACGGAATCAATCTTCAGCCGTTTTATACACTGGATGATCAAAAGGAATTATTGAACAATACTGGTATCAATAGTGAAGAAGTAGTCAACTTCAGACGAATCAATGCAAAGGATGCAAAAATTGCCAATCAATTGGGAATCAAAGCCGTTGAAGAAGGAATGAACGGGCTTATTTTTGAAATAAACAGCACTGTTTCTCCTGAGCAACTTCTTAATGACAATGCTCTGGACGAAGTATCCGTTTCATTTGATATAGCCGGGGAGTCAGGAACATTTATTTCTGCTTATAAAGCTTATATTCAATCCCTTTCTTTGGAAGCGGATCGAATTAAGGGTTATGTAAACCTGAATGTTTTTGAAAATTACCTTACCAAAGGTAGTTTAGAGGAAGGAGTTTTTGATGACCTCGCTTCACTAATCAAGACCTTTGAAAAATACCCAAATATCAAAAGTGTTGCTATAAACAGCACTATGTATCAAAATTCAGGCTCAAATCAGGTTCAGGAAATCGCCTATACCCTGAATTCTGTTGTTTCTTTGATAGAAAAATTAGCAGAGAGAGGTATTAGTGCAAAACAGGTTTTTGACAATCTGTATGTGATTCTGGGTGTTAGTTCCGAGTACTTTGTTGAAATTGCCAAATTCAGAGTCTTTAACAGCTTGCTGGCAAATATTGCAACTAAATATGGTATAAAGGAGATAAACTCTGAAATGGCTGCAAGAACCTCAGTATGGTCCAAATCTGTTACAGATGCCAACACGAATATGTTGAGAAGCACTACCGAGGCAATGTCAGCACTATTGGGAAATGTAAATGGAATTGAATTAGACCCTTATGATCATGAATTCAAAAAAAGCAATGATTTTTCGAGCAGAATAGCCGGGAATATTACCACAATTCTTAAGGAAGAATCTTATTTTGGCAAGGTAGCCAACCCCGTAGATGGCTCTTATTACATTGAAGAAGTCAGTCTTAAACTTGCTGAAAATGCATTGAGTTTGTTTAAATTGATTGAGGAGGACGGAGGCTTCATTTCTAATATCGAAAATGAAACCATTCAGAATCAAATAGCGGAAATCAGGTTGAATAAAATCAAACTTCTTTCACAAAGAAGAGTTGCCATGGTGGGTGTAAATAAATATCCAAACCTTATGGAATCCATTTCTGAAGAGATTCTAGGTTCTGAGGAAGTAGCTACTGATACAAAATTACTCAGCCCACAAAGAGCCGGGCTTCAAATTGAGAAAATCAGATACAATACCGAACACTTTGTTACTGAAAAAGGTTTTAGGCCGGTTGTTGAAATAGCGAGTTATGGTCAATTGGTCATGAGAAAGGCAAGAGCTGCTTTTGCTTTTGATTATATGGGAGTTTCAGGCTTCGATATTCTGGAAGAAAAAAGTTTTAAAGACCATAAAGAAGCTGCAGCTAAAACCTCAGTATCCAACTCGGACATTGTTGTGATATGCAGTTCTGATCCTGATTATGAAGCAACCGGATTGGAATATATCAAGAAGTTCCGTGCCAAGAATCCAACTAAAATTTTACTTCTGGCAGGTTATCCTAAAGACATTCAGCAAGCCATGTTAGAAGCAGGCCTGGATGGATTCATCCATATGAAGGCAGATATTTACAAGACGCTGACGGAGATTCAGCAAAAGATTTCACAAACAATTAAACCTTTGGAGATATGA
- the meaB gene encoding methylmalonyl Co-A mutase-associated GTPase MeaB encodes MGNYRPRKRLDAKEYVKGVLEGDRVLLSRAITIVESNLASDKILAKDIIQSILPSSGKSIRIGITGVPGVGKSTFIESFGKHLISQGHKVAILSIDPSSQRSKGSILGDKTRMEDLANMEEAYIRPSASGDTLGGVANKTGETMLLCEAAGYDVILIETVGVGQSETAVHGMTDFFLLLMLSGAGDELQGIKKGIMEMADMLVINKADGDNVKKSQLARRQYENALHIFPQSESGWTPVVTTASALKNIGIAQIWDKVQEYKNLVTENGYFKSNRKEQQIQWMYNNIHEELKNLFYSSDQVKRSLIKLEKDIIQSKVSPVKAAEMIIGEFKKTL; translated from the coding sequence ATGGGAAACTACAGGCCTAGAAAAAGACTTGATGCTAAAGAATACGTCAAAGGAGTATTAGAAGGTGACCGGGTACTTTTATCAAGGGCAATTACCATTGTAGAAAGTAATCTGGCCAGCGATAAGATCTTGGCCAAAGATATCATTCAGTCGATACTGCCAAGTTCAGGAAAATCGATCCGTATCGGGATCACTGGAGTTCCAGGGGTAGGTAAGAGCACTTTTATCGAGTCCTTTGGGAAGCATTTAATTAGTCAGGGTCATAAAGTAGCTATTCTTTCCATCGATCCGAGCAGTCAACGATCCAAAGGAAGTATTCTTGGGGACAAGACAAGAATGGAAGATCTGGCGAATATGGAGGAAGCCTATATCAGGCCTTCAGCTTCGGGTGACACCTTGGGCGGGGTAGCTAATAAAACTGGTGAGACAATGCTTTTATGTGAGGCCGCAGGTTATGATGTGATACTCATTGAAACGGTTGGTGTAGGGCAGTCGGAAACTGCTGTGCATGGCATGACCGATTTCTTTTTATTGCTTATGCTTTCGGGTGCAGGTGATGAATTACAGGGTATTAAAAAAGGTATTATGGAGATGGCAGACATGCTCGTCATCAACAAAGCGGACGGCGATAATGTAAAGAAAAGCCAGCTGGCCAGACGCCAGTATGAGAATGCACTCCATATATTTCCGCAATCCGAATCGGGCTGGACGCCGGTTGTGACAACTGCATCGGCATTAAAAAATATAGGAATAGCACAGATCTGGGATAAAGTTCAGGAATACAAAAACCTGGTAACAGAAAACGGATACTTTAAATCAAATCGAAAGGAACAACAGATTCAATGGATGTATAATAATATCCATGAAGAATTGAAAAATCTCTTTTACAGTTCCGATCAGGTTAAAAGATCTTTGATCAAGCTCGAAAAAGATATTATACAGTCCAAAGTTTCACCGGTCAAAGCTGCAGAAATGATTATTGGAGAGTTTAAAAAAACACTCTAA